A genomic segment from bacterium encodes:
- a CDS encoding insulinase family protein, whose amino-acid sequence MKQLLIICLVAFALAIPASAKITLPTAEQFTLNNGLTVQVIQRPQLPLFSLKLTCRGGSIYDPAGKEGLAALANEMLMRGTATRTAKQIADEIAFGGGTLQNECGNVSAGFEGEFLSAQGEKSFEILADMILHSTFAADEFDKTKARTLGDLQGRRENPATVANDAIRQEILGDSRFSHFSGGLPATVEPLTQDDVAQFIRSHYTPNNCVLVVCGDIAPSSVRTWAKKYFGKWAGKALLPPMETAFPAVTGREVLIYDKSDASQTQIRIGGSGMPLNHPDFPALEVVRTVYGGSFASRLMDEIRVNRGLTYGVSCRSQHFKPGGLVYVQTFTKNATVGEVVDIVLAEALKMQTEMVSDSELTDGANFRSGTYPLEFETNGSLAGVFTDMWVNGLNKSYYEDFQERLKAVTPQQAMDAANKYFAKDHYRLILVGKADDIRAQAEKYGPVTVRPFSEK is encoded by the coding sequence GTGAAACAGCTCCTCATCATATGTCTGGTGGCGTTTGCCCTGGCAATCCCGGCGTCGGCCAAGATCACTTTGCCCACGGCCGAGCAGTTCACGCTCAATAACGGGCTGACCGTTCAGGTCATACAGCGGCCGCAACTCCCGTTGTTTTCGCTCAAATTGACCTGCCGCGGGGGATCTATCTATGATCCTGCCGGCAAAGAAGGTCTCGCGGCGTTGGCCAACGAGATGCTGATGCGTGGCACCGCTACTCGTACGGCCAAGCAGATTGCGGACGAAATCGCGTTCGGGGGCGGCACACTGCAAAATGAGTGCGGGAATGTGTCGGCAGGGTTCGAAGGTGAGTTCCTGTCCGCTCAGGGAGAAAAATCGTTTGAGATACTGGCCGATATGATCCTCCATTCGACTTTTGCGGCCGACGAATTCGACAAGACTAAAGCGCGGACTCTGGGCGATCTGCAGGGTCGGCGGGAAAACCCGGCCACTGTCGCCAATGATGCCATTCGCCAGGAGATTCTTGGCGATAGCCGATTTTCCCATTTCAGCGGCGGTCTGCCCGCGACAGTCGAGCCGCTCACGCAGGATGATGTTGCTCAGTTCATAAGATCCCACTATACACCAAACAACTGCGTCCTCGTGGTGTGCGGTGATATCGCGCCATCATCCGTCCGCACGTGGGCCAAGAAATATTTCGGGAAATGGGCCGGCAAGGCATTACTGCCACCGATGGAGACCGCTTTCCCTGCAGTTACCGGACGGGAAGTACTTATTTACGACAAATCTGATGCATCGCAAACTCAGATCCGAATTGGCGGGAGCGGGATGCCGTTGAATCACCCAGACTTCCCTGCCCTCGAAGTTGTTCGCACCGTCTACGGCGGCTCGTTTGCCTCTCGCCTGATGGACGAGATACGGGTCAACCGCGGATTGACCTACGGCGTTTCTTGTCGGAGTCAACATTTCAAGCCAGGTGGTTTGGTTTACGTGCAGACGTTTACCAAGAATGCCACGGTCGGCGAGGTGGTGGATATCGTTCTGGCGGAGGCACTCAAGATGCAGACTGAAATGGTATCGGATTCGGAATTGACGGATGGTGCCAATTTCCGAAGCGGTACTTATCCGCTTGAGTTCGAGACCAACGGAAGCCTGGCCGGTGTATTCACCGACATGTGGGTCAACGGCCTGAATAAGTCGTATTACGAGGACTTCCAGGAACGGCTCAAGGCAGTCACGCCACAGCAGGCGATGGATGCCGCAAACAAGTACTTTGCCAAGGACCACTATCGCCTAATTCTGGTCGGGAAGGCTGACGATATCCGCGCACAAGCCGAGAAATACGGTCCGGTTACAGTGCGACCGTTCTCGGAAAAATAG
- a CDS encoding NAD-dependent epimerase/dehydratase family protein, whose translation MTDINFDGKRVLITGGAGFVGSNLTARVCRAGGIVTVLDDLFTGKLSNLDSDLKVRFVEGSVTDESLVNKLVKEADFVAHMAARNIIISTKNPREDYATNIGGTLNVLMAAKEFGVERIVYTSSASVYGNPKIIPICEDERTITFSPYSVSKLAGENYCLAFYESYGIPVGSVRYSNVYGPKQDPANPYCGVVSKFMELIARGEAPQIHGDGQQTRDFTYVDDAVDATLVALLSPRSEGMAYNLGTGVETRVGELARLIAKLMKSTIEPVHIDRRDIDNIRRRVLNIELIRMRLRWVPQVGLEEGLRRTVEWFKQQQVGTARLL comes from the coding sequence ATGACGGATATCAATTTTGATGGTAAACGTGTGCTGATAACCGGCGGCGCCGGATTTGTCGGTTCCAATCTGACCGCCCGAGTTTGCCGAGCAGGCGGGATAGTTACCGTACTGGATGACCTGTTCACGGGAAAACTGTCGAATCTCGACTCCGACCTGAAGGTTCGATTTGTTGAAGGCTCGGTCACTGATGAATCGCTGGTGAACAAACTGGTGAAAGAAGCTGACTTCGTTGCTCACATGGCGGCGCGCAATATCATCATTTCGACCAAAAATCCCCGCGAGGACTATGCGACCAATATCGGGGGGACGCTGAATGTGTTGATGGCCGCCAAAGAGTTTGGAGTCGAGCGGATCGTCTATACTTCTTCAGCCTCTGTCTACGGTAACCCGAAGATCATTCCGATCTGCGAGGATGAACGGACGATCACTTTTTCGCCATACTCCGTATCCAAGTTGGCGGGCGAGAATTATTGCCTGGCATTTTATGAGTCATACGGAATCCCGGTTGGCTCGGTTCGCTATTCAAATGTGTATGGTCCCAAACAAGACCCGGCCAATCCGTACTGCGGCGTTGTCTCCAAATTCATGGAGTTGATCGCCCGTGGCGAGGCCCCGCAGATCCATGGCGATGGCCAGCAAACGCGCGATTTCACGTATGTCGATGATGCGGTTGATGCGACACTCGTTGCATTGTTGTCGCCACGATCGGAGGGGATGGCCTACAATCTCGGCACCGGTGTGGAAACCAGGGTCGGCGAACTAGCCAGATTGATCGCCAAGCTGATGAAGTCAACGATCGAGCCGGTGCATATCGACCGACGAGATATCGACAATATCCGCAGACGCGTACTCAATATCGAATTGATCCGGATGCGCCTTCGCTGGGTCCCGCAGGTCGGCCTCGAAGAAGGTTTGCGACGGACGGTCGAGTGGTTTAAACAGCAACAAGTCGGAACAGCCCGACTGCTCTAG
- a CDS encoding glycosyltransferase family 2 protein has protein sequence MEQVPKADEPRTAGLDNPTGRGGRVLCILPAYNEAGKIGRVVEKVRATGLADAVLVADDCSTDSTFAEATAAGAIVIRHERNLGVGAGIRSGLQYGKAHGFGIAVIMSGDDQHEPKELGPVLEKLRESPRHFIQGSRRLLGGQAVNPPLFREITTRLYSLVFSLMTFSRITDGTNGFRAFYLSLLDDPAINLDQPWLNTYELEPYLLYKAVQSRNVQVIEMPITVYYHGEKKQYSKMKPFRDWWRLARPIFFLRFGLRK, from the coding sequence TTGGAACAGGTTCCCAAAGCAGATGAGCCCAGAACAGCCGGGTTGGATAATCCTACTGGCAGGGGAGGACGTGTCCTCTGCATTCTGCCCGCTTACAATGAAGCGGGTAAGATCGGGCGAGTTGTCGAGAAAGTAAGGGCGACTGGACTGGCAGATGCCGTTCTGGTGGCCGATGACTGCTCGACCGACAGCACGTTTGCCGAGGCGACTGCCGCTGGGGCGATTGTGATCCGACATGAACGCAACCTGGGGGTTGGAGCGGGAATTCGGAGCGGGCTCCAATATGGGAAAGCCCATGGCTTTGGGATTGCGGTGATCATGTCGGGCGATGACCAGCACGAACCGAAAGAACTTGGACCGGTGCTGGAGAAGTTGCGGGAATCTCCGCGCCATTTCATCCAGGGCTCGCGTCGGCTCCTGGGAGGACAGGCGGTCAATCCACCACTATTCAGAGAGATCACCACGCGGCTTTACTCGTTGGTCTTCAGCCTGATGACCTTCTCCCGGATCACCGATGGAACGAACGGCTTCCGCGCGTTCTATCTGAGTTTGTTGGATGATCCGGCGATTAATCTGGACCAGCCATGGCTCAATACCTATGAATTGGAGCCATATCTACTCTACAAAGCAGTGCAGTCGAGAAACGTGCAGGTGATCGAGATGCCGATCACCGTCTATTACCACGGGGAGAAAAAGCAGTATTCAAAAATGAAACCGTTTCGCGATTGGTGGCGGCTGGCCCGCCCGATCTTCTTTTTGCGATTCGGCCTGAGGAAATAG
- a CDS encoding sigma-70 family RNA polymerase sigma factor, with amino-acid sequence MAKQSLKYRDEDRSLDLYLREIGETPLITADEEVRLARRIKQGDKKALEKLTKANLRFVVSVAKQYQNQGLSLADLINEGNIGLIKAAKRFDETRGFKFISYAVWWIRQAILQALAEQSRIVRLPLNRVGTLHKIGKISSRLEQGLGREPSPEEIAKELELSEGEVSDTLKISNSHLSLDAPFSVSEDNSLIDILEDEFQPSPDEALLSQSLRVEIEKALDTLTAREAEVINLYFGLNHEKALTLEEIGARFSLTRERVRQIKEKAIRRLRHASRSRSLRAYLN; translated from the coding sequence GTGGCTAAGCAATCCCTCAAATATCGCGATGAAGACAGATCGCTGGACCTGTATCTTCGCGAGATAGGGGAAACGCCTCTTATTACGGCCGATGAAGAAGTGCGTCTGGCTAGAAGAATCAAGCAGGGCGATAAAAAGGCCCTGGAAAAACTGACCAAAGCCAACCTGCGCTTCGTCGTCTCGGTCGCCAAACAGTATCAGAATCAAGGGTTATCGCTGGCTGACCTGATCAATGAGGGGAACATCGGTCTCATCAAAGCGGCAAAACGATTTGACGAGACCCGTGGCTTCAAGTTCATCAGCTATGCGGTCTGGTGGATCCGCCAGGCGATCCTGCAGGCATTGGCCGAGCAGAGTCGTATCGTCCGACTCCCGTTGAACCGGGTCGGCACCCTTCACAAGATCGGCAAGATCTCCAGCCGTCTCGAACAGGGACTGGGGCGTGAACCTTCTCCGGAAGAGATCGCCAAGGAACTGGAGTTGTCCGAGGGTGAAGTGTCCGACACGCTCAAGATCTCCAATTCGCATCTGTCGCTTGATGCGCCATTCTCGGTTTCGGAGGATAACTCACTCATCGATATTCTCGAGGATGAGTTCCAGCCGTCACCGGATGAAGCGCTGTTGAGCCAGTCGTTGCGGGTGGAGATCGAAAAAGCGCTGGATACGCTGACGGCCCGCGAAGCAGAGGTGATCAACCTCTATTTCGGGCTGAATCACGAGAAAGCGTTGACTCTGGAGGAGATCGGGGCGCGGTTTTCGCTCACGCGAGAACGTGTCCGGCAGATCAAGGAAAAGGCGATCCGCCGCCTTCGGCATGCCTCACGCAGCCGTTCGTTGCGCGCCTACCTGAACTGA
- a CDS encoding trypsin-like peptidase domain-containing protein — MEDHRFHSVRHRASGLSLATIILVAVICLVSGLIISAQFDLSGETIAQIPTNISQTGAFPVVERNGELESPFVSVVERVTNAVVNVSARSENQEWPWWYHGGMGMSSGSGFFFREDGYILTNNHVVKDAAELIVRTASGYEYPAKLVGSDPFTDLAVIKVEPEEKVTVIPFGNSNDLKVGDWAIAIGNPFPQQGLERTVTVGVISAKGRSNLRFGDETPRFQNYIQTDASINPGNSGGPLINLRGECVGVNAAISSPTGSSVGIGFAIPINIARAVVPDLIASGKVSRGWLGVWLSDLTVRDAKRLGLAAVRGVKIDSVFLGSPAEKAGIRRGDVIVKFNGDEVDNSDQFSVLVSTVKTGNTVPVRVLRDGDEIGLQATVADQEQFLAANPASGRRTRTAPSGGSVDWLGMQLVNFTPEVARQLGIPHVEGVYVARVYPNTPADRASITEGTIIMQVNTEPVTSTTDIVTVDQGISDRSRVPLIVQEPDGSVARKVVRP; from the coding sequence TTGGAAGATCATCGCTTCCATTCCGTCAGACATCGCGCATCCGGACTCAGTCTCGCAACCATTATCCTGGTTGCCGTGATCTGTCTGGTCTCTGGGCTGATCATTTCAGCACAGTTTGACCTGTCCGGCGAAACTATCGCGCAGATCCCCACCAATATCAGCCAGACCGGTGCGTTTCCGGTTGTTGAGCGTAATGGTGAACTCGAATCTCCCTTTGTATCGGTTGTAGAACGCGTCACCAATGCCGTGGTCAACGTATCCGCTCGGTCGGAAAACCAGGAGTGGCCCTGGTGGTACCACGGCGGTATGGGGATGTCGTCGGGCTCCGGGTTTTTCTTCCGTGAGGATGGCTACATTCTGACCAACAACCATGTCGTTAAAGATGCCGCCGAATTGATCGTGCGAACCGCCTCAGGATATGAATATCCAGCCAAGCTGGTCGGTAGCGACCCGTTTACCGATCTTGCAGTAATCAAAGTGGAGCCGGAAGAGAAAGTGACAGTCATTCCGTTTGGCAATTCGAACGACCTCAAAGTCGGTGATTGGGCGATTGCGATTGGCAACCCTTTCCCGCAGCAGGGGCTTGAGCGAACCGTCACGGTGGGCGTAATTTCGGCCAAAGGACGCAGTAATCTTCGCTTTGGTGACGAAACTCCCCGTTTTCAGAATTACATCCAGACCGATGCCTCGATCAACCCAGGCAACTCCGGTGGGCCGCTCATAAATCTGCGCGGCGAGTGCGTCGGCGTGAATGCCGCCATTTCGAGTCCGACCGGATCATCGGTGGGAATCGGTTTTGCGATTCCGATCAACATCGCGCGGGCCGTCGTCCCGGACCTGATTGCATCGGGTAAAGTGAGCCGTGGTTGGCTTGGGGTCTGGTTGTCTGATCTGACCGTGCGTGATGCCAAGCGCCTGGGGCTGGCCGCGGTGCGCGGTGTTAAGATCGACTCCGTTTTTCTTGGTTCCCCTGCGGAAAAGGCGGGGATCCGACGCGGTGATGTGATCGTCAAATTCAATGGTGATGAAGTCGATAACAGCGACCAGTTCTCGGTGCTTGTTTCGACCGTGAAGACCGGCAATACCGTTCCGGTTCGTGTCTTGCGTGATGGTGATGAAATCGGGTTACAGGCTACCGTTGCCGATCAGGAGCAATTCCTGGCCGCCAATCCGGCGTCTGGCCGGAGAACCCGGACGGCTCCTTCGGGCGGGTCGGTCGACTGGCTGGGAATGCAGTTGGTCAATTTCACACCCGAGGTTGCGCGGCAATTAGGGATTCCGCATGTCGAGGGCGTCTATGTCGCCCGGGTGTATCCGAACACGCCGGCCGATCGCGCCTCGATTACCGAAGGGACGATCATCATGCAGGTCAACACCGAGCCGGTGACCAGTACGACCGACATTGTGACGGTTGACCAGGGTATATCGGATCGTTCGCGGGTGCCGTTAATCGTTCAGGAGCCAGATGGCTCCGTGGCGCGGAAAGTTGTGCGCCCGTAA
- a CDS encoding class II aldolase/adducin family protein has translation MAQAPEIAQQIVEIGQRLAQKGFIAGADGNISARISPSEIMVTPSGLPKGRLAQDDLVLVDPAGAHLRGSRRASSELLMHLFVYGQRPDIMACVHSHPPHVTAFAVVGRPLPTDVLPEVVLVVGEIPLTDYAATGTDEVPRALAPYIARDNAFILGNHGLLTIGRTLEEAWARHETVEHYARILLLASQLGDIRALPPAEVTRLRALKEKLFGTTANRAER, from the coding sequence ATGGCACAAGCTCCGGAAATTGCCCAGCAGATCGTCGAGATCGGCCAGCGCCTTGCCCAAAAAGGGTTTATCGCCGGGGCTGACGGCAACATTTCCGCCCGAATCTCCCCCTCAGAGATCATGGTCACCCCGTCCGGACTCCCTAAAGGAAGACTTGCTCAGGATGACTTAGTCTTGGTCGACCCGGCCGGCGCACATCTCCGAGGGTCCCGCAGAGCCTCCTCGGAACTGCTGATGCACCTGTTCGTCTACGGGCAACGTCCCGACATTATGGCCTGTGTTCACTCACATCCGCCGCATGTCACTGCATTTGCGGTAGTTGGCCGTCCATTGCCAACCGATGTCCTTCCAGAGGTGGTACTGGTTGTCGGGGAGATTCCATTGACCGATTATGCGGCGACCGGCACCGATGAGGTTCCCCGGGCGCTTGCGCCGTACATTGCGCGGGACAATGCATTTATTCTCGGTAACCATGGATTGCTGACAATCGGAAGAACTCTCGAGGAAGCCTGGGCACGCCATGAGACTGTCGAACATTACGCGCGAATTCTCTTGCTTGCGTCTCAGCTCGGCGATATCCGTGCATTGCCGCCCGCCGAGGTCACACGCCTCCGCGCGCTCAAAGAGAAACTCTTCGGGACAACCGCCAACCGGGCCGAAAGGTAG
- a CDS encoding aminotransferase class I/II-fold pyridoxal phosphate-dependent enzyme: MIKKIVVDKADRLYQMPLDLASFIPSRQGKLLRRPDTVDLGSFRWPLSFNDDYAIEPKALNPATPERINNLKEELAAWFLAKHQVKLVPEKEIYIGGSISSLVFGLALANLDNGDLAFVPDLGVPLYRKVIVACGGEAVGYSISPKNNWHPDFERINTRMGRVARLLFLNSPHNPTGAELSEKELANLVWLASKENTLVANDAAYQSVPSRLPLSLLAVEGAKRVGIELYSFSYTFGLAPLPFGFAVGNRDAISGLEAASSLMKPSIPEYFVELALRNIRQYPSESLKFVRNRVQQTSAEAASLIGLLSLDVSGFATVPYLWARIERRRSAATLARLLYRRTRIVTIPGTIFGENGQGFLRLSLTAGTEAYEEAASRVKKRASLVRGVEE; the protein is encoded by the coding sequence ATGATAAAGAAGATCGTGGTCGACAAAGCCGACCGGCTCTATCAAATGCCGCTCGATCTCGCCTCATTTATCCCGTCGCGTCAGGGGAAGCTGTTGCGGCGCCCGGATACCGTCGATCTTGGCTCATTTCGCTGGCCGCTCTCTTTTAACGACGATTACGCAATTGAGCCGAAAGCGCTCAATCCGGCGACACCGGAGCGGATCAACAATCTCAAGGAAGAGCTCGCTGCCTGGTTTCTGGCCAAACATCAGGTAAAATTGGTCCCCGAGAAAGAGATCTACATCGGTGGTTCGATCTCTTCACTGGTATTTGGGCTCGCCCTTGCCAATCTCGACAACGGAGATCTCGCCTTTGTGCCGGACCTTGGCGTGCCGCTCTACCGAAAGGTGATTGTGGCCTGCGGTGGAGAAGCAGTCGGGTACTCAATCTCCCCCAAAAACAACTGGCATCCTGATTTCGAACGGATAAATACCCGGATGGGAAGAGTCGCGCGACTTCTCTTTCTCAATTCTCCTCATAACCCGACTGGTGCTGAGCTTTCCGAAAAGGAACTTGCCAACCTTGTCTGGTTGGCGAGCAAAGAGAATACTCTGGTCGCGAATGATGCCGCCTACCAGTCTGTCCCCTCTCGTCTTCCGCTCTCTCTATTAGCAGTCGAGGGAGCCAAACGTGTCGGGATCGAACTCTACTCGTTTTCCTACACCTTCGGGCTGGCCCCGCTTCCCTTTGGGTTTGCGGTCGGAAATCGCGATGCGATCAGCGGCCTGGAAGCCGCCTCCAGCCTGATGAAACCATCGATCCCGGAATATTTTGTGGAGCTGGCGCTTCGTAATATCCGCCAGTATCCATCCGAATCGCTCAAATTCGTCCGAAATCGAGTTCAACAGACGAGTGCAGAGGCTGCCTCTCTGATCGGCTTGCTTTCGCTCGATGTCAGCGGATTCGCCACTGTCCCCTATCTCTGGGCACGGATCGAGCGTCGGCGATCAGCGGCCACTTTAGCGCGCTTGCTCTATCGGCGCACCCGGATCGTCACTATCCCCGGCACGATCTTCGGCGAGAATGGACAGGGATTCCTCCGTCTCTCATTGACCGCAGGCACCGAGGCATATGAAGAGGCCGCCAGTCGCGTGAAAAAACGCGCCAGTCTGGTCCGGGGAGTGGAAGAGTGA
- the folB gene encoding dihydroneopterin aldolase, with protein sequence MIRLVGCSFYGYHGVLPSEREVGGMFEVDCELEVDVAEAGHSDRLKDTIDYGEVYQLIRETVEETSFSLVEALAEQIASILLDKFPAYRVTLHVRKMRPPIPGHLQYIEIVVTRLQPDVSKLTARGTEGS encoded by the coding sequence CTGATCCGGTTGGTCGGCTGTTCCTTTTACGGGTATCATGGCGTGCTCCCCTCCGAGCGTGAGGTTGGCGGCATGTTTGAGGTCGACTGCGAACTAGAGGTAGATGTCGCCGAGGCCGGCCACTCCGATCGGCTCAAAGATACGATCGACTACGGTGAGGTCTATCAATTGATCAGGGAGACGGTCGAAGAGACCTCGTTCTCGTTGGTCGAAGCGCTGGCGGAACAGATCGCCAGCATTCTGCTTGACAAATTTCCCGCTTATCGGGTAACTTTGCACGTCCGGAAGATGCGCCCACCTATCCCCGGCCACTTGCAATACATTGAAATTGTTGTGACGCGATTGCAGCCGGATGTTTCCAAACTGACTGCGCGCGGCACGGAAGGATCGTGA
- the folK gene encoding 2-amino-4-hydroxy-6-hydroxymethyldihydropteridine diphosphokinase produces MPEIVFLLLGSNLGDREQNLANARERIASLEGCELIASSSLYLSDAVDMPPDSPAFLNQVLEIEYAYPPLELLHACEKIEVELGRTDKGKMQPRPVDCDILLFGNQVIKSETLTVPHPKMLQRPFALVPLLEIDPSLVHPIQKKPIADFLTEKGSQSVLLYKDHVARTN; encoded by the coding sequence ATGCCCGAAATAGTCTTCCTCCTGCTCGGCTCCAACTTGGGCGACCGTGAACAGAATCTTGCCAATGCCCGCGAACGGATCGCCTCGCTTGAAGGTTGCGAACTGATCGCCAGCTCATCTTTGTATCTCTCCGACGCGGTTGACATGCCCCCCGATTCCCCGGCTTTTCTTAATCAGGTGCTGGAGATCGAGTATGCGTACCCCCCTCTCGAGCTTCTGCATGCGTGTGAAAAGATAGAGGTTGAACTGGGGAGGACCGACAAAGGGAAAATGCAGCCGCGCCCGGTCGATTGTGATATCCTCCTCTTCGGCAATCAAGTGATCAAGAGCGAAACGCTGACGGTTCCGCATCCGAAGATGCTTCAACGTCCATTCGCCCTGGTGCCGCTCCTGGAGATCGACCCCTCGCTCGTTCACCCGATCCAGAAGAAGCCGATAGCTGACTTCCTGACCGAAAAGGGCAGCCAGTCCGTACTGCTGTACAAGGACCATGTCGCACGGACAAACTGA
- a CDS encoding deoxynucleoside kinase has translation MSHGQTEPNYIAVEGVIGVGKTTFAKMLAERIGADLVQEEVFENPFLVDYYKNRTRYALSCQLYFLISRFQQQQQLMVRDLFSQKIVADYLFAKDSIFASVALSERELTLYNKIAPALSQNIPRPDLVIYLQGKTQILIERIKKRNLTFERTIDSDYIEMLNKAYDYYFFHYTDTPLLVVKTDDIDFVNTPEHFDDLIGQIQKPVAGKKYYVPAGNLSKG, from the coding sequence ATGTCGCACGGACAAACTGAACCGAATTACATCGCCGTCGAAGGTGTCATCGGTGTCGGGAAAACCACGTTCGCCAAAATGCTGGCGGAGCGGATCGGCGCCGACCTGGTGCAGGAAGAGGTTTTTGAAAACCCCTTCCTGGTTGACTATTACAAGAACCGGACCCGCTACGCTCTTTCCTGTCAGCTCTATTTTCTGATCTCCCGGTTCCAACAGCAACAGCAATTGATGGTCCGCGACCTGTTCTCCCAGAAGATCGTCGCCGATTACCTCTTTGCCAAAGATTCGATCTTTGCGTCGGTCGCTTTATCCGAGCGTGAACTGACTCTTTACAATAAGATCGCTCCCGCGCTTTCGCAGAACATTCCCCGACCCGATCTTGTTATATACCTGCAAGGGAAAACACAGATCCTGATCGAGCGGATCAAGAAGCGTAACCTGACGTTTGAACGGACGATCGACTCGGACTATATCGAAATGCTGAACAAAGCGTACGACTACTATTTCTTCCATTACACGGATACGCCCCTGCTGGTGGTCAAGACCGATGATATCGATTTCGTCAATACGCCTGAGCACTTTGATGACCTGATCGGCCAGATCCAGAAACCGGTCGCCGGGAAAAAATACTATGTCCCCGCCGGGAATCTGAGCAAAGGATAA
- the panB gene encoding 3-methyl-2-oxobutanoate hydroxymethyltransferase, with translation MSTHRPRKKTTVQTFITKKSNGEKIAVLTGYDAFVAKLLDQAGIDAILVGDSAANVLHGYDSTLPIPLEVMIAHTAAVSRGSEKALVIADMPFLSFQPSLEVAITNAGRFLKEGGAEAVKIEGGIEIAPTIKRLVELGIPVMGHIGLTPQSIHRFGGPKVQGREERSRNYLKESALALEEAGCFAMVLELMESQLAAEITRSLQVAATIGIGAGVECDGQVLVINDMLGLKDAEFKPKFLRQYADLAPLISDAIGRYIEDVRTGKYPSKDESF, from the coding sequence ATGTCGACTCACCGCCCCCGCAAGAAGACCACAGTCCAGACTTTCATAACCAAGAAGTCTAATGGCGAAAAGATCGCCGTCCTGACCGGATATGATGCGTTTGTCGCCAAGCTGCTGGATCAGGCGGGTATCGATGCAATATTAGTCGGTGATTCCGCCGCCAATGTGCTCCACGGGTACGACTCGACCTTACCAATTCCGCTAGAAGTAATGATCGCCCACACCGCTGCGGTATCACGCGGCAGTGAAAAAGCGCTGGTTATCGCCGACATGCCGTTTCTTTCCTTCCAGCCATCGCTTGAGGTCGCTATCACCAATGCCGGTCGATTTCTCAAAGAAGGTGGAGCGGAAGCCGTGAAGATCGAAGGCGGGATCGAGATCGCACCGACCATCAAACGGTTGGTGGAACTCGGCATTCCGGTGATGGGCCATATTGGATTGACTCCCCAGTCAATTCATCGCTTTGGTGGGCCTAAAGTCCAGGGACGGGAAGAACGCTCTCGGAACTATCTCAAGGAATCGGCGCTCGCACTTGAGGAGGCCGGTTGTTTTGCCATGGTCCTTGAGTTGATGGAGTCACAGCTCGCCGCCGAGATCACGCGGTCACTCCAGGTCGCCGCCACCATCGGCATCGGCGCGGGTGTTGAGTGCGATGGACAGGTGCTGGTGATCAACGATATGCTTGGCCTCAAGGATGCAGAATTCAAACCGAAATTCCTGCGCCAGTATGCCGATCTGGCGCCGCTTATCTCCGATGCTATCGGACGGTATATCGAGGATGTCCGGACTGGCAAATATCCCTCCAAAGACGAATCGTTCTAA